One genomic window of Sphingopyxis sp. OPL5 includes the following:
- a CDS encoding heparinase II/III family protein yields MTSAPIDQLPDAGDDTPPIDDTIEPGKRLIRLPAEKGLSLGDRIANHFTRLTWRTPLHAFRLKGRFPLKLLGVPTDPIPGDTRAGTAIRAGHFLHRGLKQPLGELDFAALSVAPTFADYLHSFAWLRDLAATGARADGAPIAEAMVRNWLTAHGETVSEPAWRADNTGWRILYWAFHAPLILSSSDLIYRSAVLNHLARAARHLDRVADKTRPGIGQLVAWTGIVAASLLMPGGEPRQIFGEAGLRKVLETSFYADGGNIARSPQAQLDAIMALSMLARVYDMRRMAVPPFVQEVLARAVPALLGLVHADGGMGSWQGSGATAAEQIQAIVTASGVRTRPLKQARDWGYQRLVANKVVLLADAAPPPIARVTEAGCASTLAFELSDGADRIIVNCGGAALTGATIPEDLARGLRTTAAHSTLILADCNSTAILASGSLGKGVTEVELDRRETPQGSRLEMSHDGYARRHGLIHRRLLILSPNGRELRGEDQLLPAPRSRRKGDKAFVLRFHLGPALSASLTADKLGALLRINGGPLWQFRTSEGALDIEESLWVDGEGRPHPAEQLVVTGTAPAGGASIGWIFKHIG; encoded by the coding sequence TTGACCTCTGCCCCCATCGACCAGCTTCCCGATGCGGGCGACGATACCCCGCCGATCGACGACACGATCGAACCCGGCAAACGGCTGATCCGCCTGCCCGCCGAAAAGGGCCTGTCGCTCGGCGACCGCATCGCCAATCATTTCACCCGCCTGACCTGGCGCACCCCGCTTCACGCCTTTCGCCTGAAAGGGCGCTTCCCGCTCAAGCTGCTCGGCGTGCCGACCGACCCGATTCCCGGCGATACCCGCGCCGGCACCGCGATCCGCGCCGGGCATTTCCTCCACCGGGGGCTCAAGCAGCCGCTCGGCGAGCTGGATTTCGCGGCGCTCTCCGTCGCGCCGACCTTTGCCGACTATCTGCACAGCTTCGCCTGGCTGCGCGACCTCGCCGCGACCGGCGCCCGCGCCGACGGCGCCCCGATCGCCGAGGCGATGGTGCGCAACTGGCTCACCGCGCATGGCGAAACCGTCAGCGAACCCGCCTGGCGCGCCGACAACACCGGCTGGCGCATCCTCTATTGGGCGTTCCATGCGCCGCTGATCCTGTCGTCGAGCGACCTCATCTATCGTTCGGCGGTGCTCAACCATCTCGCGCGCGCCGCGCGCCACCTCGACCGCGTCGCCGACAAGACGCGCCCCGGCATCGGCCAGCTCGTCGCCTGGACCGGCATCGTCGCCGCGTCGCTGCTGATGCCCGGCGGCGAACCGCGGCAGATCTTTGGCGAGGCGGGGCTGCGCAAGGTGCTGGAGACCAGCTTCTACGCCGACGGCGGCAATATCGCGCGCTCGCCGCAGGCCCAGCTCGACGCGATCATGGCGCTGTCGATGCTCGCGCGCGTCTATGACATGCGCCGCATGGCGGTGCCGCCTTTCGTGCAGGAAGTGCTCGCACGCGCGGTTCCGGCGCTGCTCGGGCTGGTCCACGCCGACGGCGGCATGGGCAGCTGGCAGGGCAGCGGGGCGACCGCGGCCGAGCAGATCCAGGCGATCGTGACCGCCAGCGGGGTGCGCACCCGCCCGCTCAAGCAGGCGCGCGACTGGGGCTATCAGCGGCTCGTCGCGAACAAGGTCGTGCTGCTCGCCGATGCCGCGCCGCCGCCGATCGCGCGGGTGACCGAGGCGGGCTGCGCCTCGACGCTCGCCTTCGAACTCAGCGACGGCGCCGACCGCATCATCGTCAATTGCGGCGGCGCGGCGCTGACCGGCGCGACGATCCCCGAGGACCTCGCGCGCGGGCTGCGTACCACCGCCGCGCATTCGACCCTGATCCTCGCCGATTGCAATTCGACCGCGATCCTGGCGAGCGGGTCGCTCGGCAAGGGGGTCACCGAGGTCGAGCTCGACCGGCGCGAGACGCCGCAGGGCAGCCGTCTGGAGATGAGCCACGACGGCTACGCCCGCCGCCATGGCCTGATCCACCGCCGCCTGCTGATCCTGTCGCCCAACGGGCGCGAACTGCGCGGCGAGGACCAGCTGCTCCCCGCCCCGCGCAGCCGCCGCAAGGGCGACAAGGCGTTCGTGCTGCGCTTCCACCTCGGCCCCGCGCTGTCGGCAAGCCTCACCGCCGACAAGCTCGGCGCGCTGCTCCGCATCAACGGCGGTCCGCTGTGGCAATTCCGCACCTCGGAGGGCGCGCTCGACATCGAGGAAAGCCTGTGGGTCGACGGCGAAGGCCGCCCGCATCCGGCCGAGCAGCTCGTCGTCACCGGCACCGCGCCCGCGGGCGGTGCCAGCATCGGCTGGATCTTCAAACATATCGGCTGA
- a CDS encoding toxin-antitoxin system HicB family antitoxin → MPPSSKKAFALRVDPALYAAIERAAADDLRSANAQIEVLLREALARRGIKVKPPVAAKRGRPPKEEG, encoded by the coding sequence ATGCCCCCGTCGTCCAAAAAAGCCTTTGCCCTGCGGGTCGATCCGGCGCTCTACGCCGCGATCGAGCGGGCGGCGGCGGACGATTTGCGCAGCGCCAACGCCCAGATCGAGGTGCTGCTGCGCGAGGCGCTGGCGCGGCGCGGGATCAAGGTCAAGCCGCCGGTCGCCGCCAAACGCGGCCGCCCGCCGAAAGAGGAAGGCTGA
- a CDS encoding metallophosphoesterase, translated as MMTTKRSFALSLLAATLLAGTAAAAEPATTGFAIVTRTEDGQPIPRSAGLPYAPKNLADRIVLTPGADPAREMAVAFRTDTAQAEAQAQLAVSVDGPTLEEKAKLVGGTSMPVDSSYGRALYHQIRFEGLTPDTAYSYRVKGAAGWSEWYQFRTAADEAKPFRFLYLGDIQNGILTYASRVIRQAFHANGDIRLVVHAGDLVGQRDDLDHDDEWGEWNQAGGYNYAIVPQVPATGNHEYVDNIKPDGTESRKLGPYWPAQFALPKNGVKPVEATTYYTDYQGVRFIVLDGTAAIDLGSMQAQTDWLDRTLAASKANWNVVLFHQPVFTCARPNDTAEIKAAWKPVFEARKVDLVLQGHDHCYSRLTGEAGREASAQARADGMIQGPVYLVSVTGSKMYKLNDRTPWQPDKVAEATELYQIVDVAPKTIKFRTFTASGKLYDGFDLTRTDKGNRLSEIAEPTLATRRCSGEVGPDGGVCVASGK; from the coding sequence ATGATGACGACCAAGCGGAGCTTCGCCCTGTCGCTGCTCGCGGCGACGCTGCTGGCAGGGACGGCGGCGGCCGCCGAACCCGCGACGACCGGCTTCGCGATCGTCACGCGGACGGAGGATGGCCAGCCCATCCCCCGTTCGGCGGGTCTTCCCTATGCCCCCAAAAATCTTGCCGACCGCATCGTCCTCACGCCCGGGGCCGACCCGGCGCGTGAGATGGCGGTCGCCTTTCGCACCGACACCGCGCAGGCCGAGGCGCAGGCCCAGCTCGCGGTGTCGGTCGACGGCCCGACGCTCGAGGAAAAGGCAAAGCTGGTCGGCGGCACGTCGATGCCGGTCGACAGCAGCTATGGCCGCGCGCTCTATCACCAGATCCGCTTCGAGGGGCTGACCCCCGATACCGCGTACAGCTACCGGGTGAAGGGCGCCGCGGGCTGGAGCGAATGGTATCAGTTCCGCACCGCCGCCGACGAAGCCAAGCCTTTCCGCTTCCTCTATCTCGGCGACATCCAGAACGGCATTTTGACCTATGCCAGCCGCGTGATCCGCCAGGCGTTTCACGCCAATGGCGACATTCGCCTCGTCGTCCATGCCGGCGACCTCGTCGGCCAGCGCGACGACCTCGACCATGACGACGAATGGGGCGAGTGGAACCAGGCCGGCGGCTATAATTATGCGATCGTCCCGCAGGTGCCGGCGACCGGCAACCATGAATATGTCGACAACATCAAGCCCGACGGCACCGAAAGCCGCAAGCTCGGCCCCTATTGGCCGGCGCAGTTCGCGCTGCCGAAGAACGGGGTGAAGCCGGTCGAAGCGACGACCTATTACACCGATTATCAGGGGGTGCGCTTCATCGTCCTCGACGGCACCGCGGCGATCGACCTCGGGTCGATGCAGGCGCAGACCGACTGGCTCGACCGGACGCTCGCCGCGTCGAAGGCGAACTGGAACGTCGTGCTGTTCCACCAGCCGGTCTTCACCTGCGCCCGCCCCAACGACACCGCCGAGATCAAGGCGGCGTGGAAGCCGGTGTTCGAGGCGCGCAAGGTCGACCTGGTGCTGCAGGGCCACGATCATTGCTACAGCCGCCTGACTGGCGAGGCGGGCCGCGAGGCAAGCGCCCAGGCGCGCGCCGACGGCATGATCCAGGGGCCGGTCTATCTGGTGTCGGTGACCGGGTCGAAGATGTACAAGCTCAACGACCGCACGCCCTGGCAGCCCGACAAGGTCGCCGAGGCGACCGAGCTGTACCAGATCGTCGACGTCGCGCCGAAGACGATCAAGTTCCGCACCTTCACCGCGTCGGGCAAGCTGTACGACGGCTTCGACCTGACACGCACCGACAAGGGCAATCGCCTGTCCGAAATCGCCGAACCGACGCTTGCCACGCGCCGTTGTTCGGGCGAGGTCGGACCCGACGGCGGCGTCTGCGTCGCATCGGGGAAATGA
- a CDS encoding SPFH domain-containing protein has product MMTDSNVTAGLNPTREVRAATASGYLMLLVWLALLGIAAWAAITNATADVQVAWKWAVVVASAVAGLLILCGFYLINPNEAAAIQLFGSYKGTDREAGLRWVLPWLTRKKIAVRANNVISDKIKVNDLRGNPIEMAAQVVWRVTDTAQALFDVDDYKEFVMAQIEAAVRSIGSRYPYDDIEHQEITLRGNHDEVGVELRKALIERLSVAGITVDECGLTHLAYAQEIAGAMLRRQQAEAVISARKKLVEGAVTMVEMALNLLSEKGVVELDDERKAAMVSNLMVVLCGERDTQPVVNAGSLY; this is encoded by the coding sequence ATGATGACTGATTCGAATGTGACCGCGGGTTTGAACCCGACGCGGGAAGTGCGCGCCGCGACCGCGAGCGGCTATCTGATGCTGCTCGTCTGGCTCGCGCTGCTCGGCATCGCCGCCTGGGCGGCGATCACCAACGCGACCGCCGACGTCCAGGTCGCCTGGAAATGGGCCGTCGTCGTCGCGAGCGCGGTGGCCGGCCTGCTGATCCTGTGCGGCTTTTACCTGATCAACCCCAACGAAGCCGCGGCGATCCAGCTGTTCGGCAGCTACAAGGGCACCGACCGTGAAGCCGGGCTGCGCTGGGTGCTGCCCTGGCTGACCCGCAAGAAGATCGCGGTGCGCGCCAACAACGTCATTTCGGACAAGATCAAGGTCAACGACCTGCGCGGCAACCCGATCGAGATGGCGGCGCAGGTCGTGTGGCGCGTCACCGACACCGCGCAGGCGCTGTTCGACGTCGACGATTACAAGGAATTCGTGATGGCGCAGATCGAGGCCGCGGTGCGCTCGATCGGCTCGCGCTATCCCTATGACGATATCGAGCATCAGGAAATCACCCTGCGCGGCAACCATGACGAGGTCGGGGTCGAGCTGCGCAAGGCGCTGATCGAACGGCTGAGCGTTGCGGGGATCACCGTCGACGAATGCGGCCTGACCCACCTCGCCTATGCGCAGGAAATCGCTGGCGCGATGCTCCGCCGCCAGCAGGCCGAGGCCGTGATCTCGGCGCGCAAGAAGCTGGTCGAGGGCGCGGTGACGATGGTCGAGATGGCGCTCAACCTGCTCTCTGAAAAGGGCGTCGTCGAGCTCGACGACGAGCGCAAGGCGGCGATGGTGTCGAACCTGATGGTCGTGCTGTGCGGCGAACGCGACACCCAGCCCGTGGTCAACGCCGGCTCGCTTTACTGA
- a CDS encoding TonB-dependent receptor, with the protein MSKLLNVRSRILLGTCLSLAAAIPGTAFASDITGTVTDATDTRALQGTEVRIVELGRVAEASRDGSYRFVDVPAGTYTLEARYSGAERVTRSVTVTDSGNVIANLSVGTDGSILVVGQAANLSSSLSRQRAADGVESVLTRDAIGQFPDQNVAESLRRLPGVNILNDQGEGRFISVRGLDPELNAASINGARLPAPESDVRSVALDVVAAELIESIEVKKSLTPDMDADTIGASIEIHTTSAFDRKKDLLSVKLEGSYNNYADALTPKGSLDFSTRVTDNFGIAGGISYYQRKFETDNIEAADWDEQDGNAFAREIQYRDYDVERKRLGGSLSLDWRPSDTTKLYARGLYSQFSDQEYRGDVIFIMSGDPRESTETSAEFSSADGRIEVRRRMKDRFEKQKIASLVVGGETETGPWKLTYSGSYSKASEKEDGSVDPTRFRARFSGTGANEVGVNFDYSDPRRPLFAVSGNTALFNNTASYGFNELEITDLSDSQDREWMARGDVAREFAMNDGTFTLQGGVKSRWRSKSYDLDALVYDGFNGTYNLGNVLAASYNYRIQDLGPLPDKHAPSLFYYGNPDAFRLNEDDTIINSTSSDYAIDEDVLAGYLLGRYDSSALRIVGGVRFERTYNDIRAFAINEDTLDITPNRITRNYTDWLPSLTFRFEPAQNLVLRLAGYKNLVRPKLSNLAPRVVLNEELEAEFGNPNLKPYRAWNIDASAEYYFGNNSALTAGVFWKSIDDFIVELTDTTPGEILGIDYTKATTFTNGETAKVKGIELSFAQRFTFLPAPLDGLLLNANYTFTDAKGTVFAGEDLADPRRINLPASAKHTFNVALGYEKGPISLRAAGTYRDKYLDELGGDADEDRFVDQHFQLDLSAKFRVTKDIRLFAEWINVTDAPYFAYQNFAGAKRILQYEKYSWTAKFGVSASF; encoded by the coding sequence ATGTCCAAGCTTTTGAATGTCCGGTCGCGCATCCTGCTCGGCACCTGTCTTTCGCTCGCCGCCGCGATTCCCGGCACCGCCTTTGCCTCCGACATCACCGGCACCGTCACCGATGCCACCGACACCCGCGCGCTGCAGGGCACCGAAGTGCGCATCGTCGAACTCGGCCGCGTCGCCGAAGCCAGCCGCGACGGCAGCTATCGCTTCGTCGACGTTCCCGCGGGCACATACACGCTCGAAGCACGCTATAGCGGCGCCGAGCGCGTCACCCGGAGCGTCACGGTCACCGACAGCGGCAATGTGATCGCCAATCTCTCGGTCGGCACCGACGGCAGCATCCTCGTCGTCGGTCAGGCCGCGAACCTGTCGAGCAGCCTGTCGCGCCAGCGCGCCGCCGACGGCGTCGAAAGCGTCCTGACCCGCGACGCGATCGGCCAGTTCCCCGACCAGAATGTCGCCGAATCGCTGCGCCGCCTGCCAGGCGTGAACATCCTCAACGACCAGGGCGAAGGCCGCTTCATCTCGGTCCGCGGCCTCGACCCCGAACTCAACGCCGCCTCGATCAACGGCGCGCGCCTGCCCGCACCCGAAAGCGACGTCCGCTCGGTCGCGCTCGACGTCGTCGCCGCCGAACTGATCGAATCGATCGAGGTCAAGAAGTCGCTGACCCCCGACATGGACGCCGACACGATCGGCGCGTCGATCGAAATCCACACCACCAGCGCCTTCGACCGCAAGAAGGACCTGCTCTCGGTCAAGCTTGAGGGCAGCTACAACAATTATGCCGACGCGCTGACCCCCAAGGGCAGCCTCGATTTCTCGACCCGCGTCACCGACAATTTCGGCATCGCGGGCGGCATCAGCTATTACCAGCGCAAGTTCGAAACCGACAATATCGAGGCGGCCGACTGGGACGAACAGGACGGCAACGCCTTTGCGCGCGAAATCCAGTATCGCGACTATGACGTCGAACGGAAGCGCCTCGGCGGCTCGCTCAGCCTCGACTGGCGCCCGAGCGACACCACCAAGCTTTATGCGCGCGGCCTCTACAGCCAGTTCTCCGACCAGGAATATCGCGGCGACGTGATCTTCATCATGAGCGGCGATCCGCGCGAATCGACCGAGACCAGCGCCGAATTCTCGAGCGCCGACGGCCGCATCGAGGTGCGCCGCCGCATGAAGGACCGGTTCGAAAAGCAGAAGATCGCCTCGCTCGTCGTCGGCGGCGAAACCGAAACCGGCCCCTGGAAGCTGACCTATTCGGGCAGCTATTCGAAGGCGAGCGAGAAGGAAGACGGCTCGGTCGACCCGACGCGCTTCCGCGCCCGCTTCTCGGGCACCGGCGCGAACGAGGTCGGGGTCAATTTCGACTATTCGGACCCGCGCCGGCCGCTGTTCGCGGTCAGCGGCAACACCGCGTTGTTCAACAACACCGCGAGCTATGGCTTCAACGAACTGGAAATCACCGACCTGTCGGATTCGCAGGACCGCGAATGGATGGCGCGCGGCGACGTGGCGCGCGAGTTCGCGATGAACGACGGCACCTTCACGCTGCAGGGCGGGGTCAAGTCGCGCTGGCGTTCGAAGTCCTACGACCTCGACGCGCTGGTCTATGACGGGTTCAACGGCACCTACAACCTCGGCAACGTCCTCGCCGCCAGCTACAATTATCGTATTCAGGATCTGGGGCCGCTGCCCGACAAGCATGCGCCGAGCCTCTTCTACTACGGCAATCCCGACGCCTTCAGGCTCAACGAGGACGACACGATCATCAATTCGACCTCGTCGGATTATGCGATCGATGAGGATGTGCTCGCGGGCTATCTGCTCGGCCGCTATGACAGCAGCGCGCTGCGCATCGTCGGCGGGGTCCGTTTCGAGCGCACCTATAACGACATCCGCGCCTTCGCGATCAACGAGGACACGCTGGACATCACGCCGAACCGGATCACCCGCAACTACACCGACTGGCTGCCCAGCCTGACCTTCCGCTTCGAACCCGCCCAGAACCTGGTCCTGCGCCTCGCGGGCTACAAGAATCTGGTGCGGCCCAAGCTGTCGAACCTGGCGCCGCGCGTCGTCCTGAACGAGGAACTGGAAGCCGAGTTCGGCAACCCGAACCTGAAGCCCTATCGCGCCTGGAACATCGATGCGTCGGCCGAATATTATTTCGGCAACAATTCGGCGCTGACCGCCGGGGTGTTCTGGAAATCGATCGACGATTTCATCGTCGAACTCACCGACACCACCCCGGGCGAAATCCTCGGCATCGATTATACGAAGGCGACGACCTTCACCAACGGCGAGACCGCGAAGGTCAAGGGGATCGAGCTGAGCTTCGCGCAGCGCTTCACCTTCCTGCCTGCGCCGCTCGACGGGCTGCTGCTCAACGCCAACTACACCTTCACCGACGCCAAGGGCACGGTGTTCGCGGGCGAGGACCTGGCCGATCCGCGCCGTATCAACCTGCCCGCATCGGCGAAGCACACCTTCAACGTCGCGCTGGGGTATGAAAAGGGTCCGATCTCGCTGCGCGCCGCGGGGACCTATCGCGACAAATATCTCGACGAACTGGGCGGCGATGCCGACGAGGATCGTTTCGTCGATCAGCATTTCCAGCTCGACCTGTCGGCGAAGTTCCGCGTCACCAAGGACATTCGCCTGTTCGCCGAATGGATCAACGTCACCGACGCGCCCTATTTCGCCTATCAGAACTTCGCGGGCGCGAAGCGCATCCTGCAGTATGAAAAATACAGCTGGACCGCGAAGTTCGGCGTTTCGGCGAGCTTCTGA
- the rpe gene encoding ribulose-phosphate 3-epimerase: MSPVTPPSHVAPVRIAPSILSADFARLGEEVRAIEAARADWVHIDVMDGHFVPNLTIGPAVVKALRPHSTLPFDVHLMISPVDHFLDAFAAAGADIITVHPEAGPHIHRSIQHIKSLGKQAGVSLNPATPAKMLDYLIDDIDLVLIMSVNPGFGGQSFITSQLRKIEAVRKMIDKSGRDIRLEVDGGIDVATAPLAIAAGADVLVAGTATFRGGPDAYADNIRSLRGA, encoded by the coding sequence ATGTCCCCCGTCACGCCCCCGTCACACGTCGCCCCCGTCCGCATCGCCCCCTCGATCCTCAGCGCCGATTTCGCGCGATTGGGCGAGGAAGTCCGCGCCATCGAGGCCGCCCGCGCCGACTGGGTGCATATCGACGTCATGGACGGCCATTTCGTGCCGAACCTGACGATCGGCCCCGCGGTGGTGAAGGCGCTGCGCCCGCACAGCACCCTGCCCTTCGACGTCCATCTGATGATCAGCCCGGTCGACCATTTCCTCGACGCCTTTGCCGCCGCCGGCGCCGACATCATCACCGTCCATCCCGAGGCCGGCCCTCACATCCACCGCAGCATCCAGCACATCAAATCGCTGGGCAAGCAGGCCGGCGTGTCGCTCAACCCCGCGACCCCGGCGAAGATGCTCGATTATCTGATCGACGACATCGACCTGGTGCTGATCATGAGCGTCAACCCGGGCTTCGGCGGCCAGAGCTTCATCACCAGCCAGCTCCGCAAGATCGAGGCGGTGCGCAAGATGATCGACAAGAGCGGCCGCGACATCCGGCTCGAGGTCGACGGCGGCATCGACGTCGCGACCGCGCCGCTGGCGATCGCCGCGGGCGCCGATGTCCTCGTCGCCGGCACCGCGACCTTCCGCGGCGGACCCGACGCTTACGCCGACAATATCCGAAGCCTCCGCGGCGCCTGA
- a CDS encoding phytase, translating to MTKIVKLTVALSLASALAGCAAKEPVFFGLPPVPVAATGETDPVGTGKADAADDPAIWVDPANPNRALIIATDKKAGIHVYDLTGKDIAFIEGGLVNNVDVVGNIVAASDRNDGVNAHIALFRIDPATAGLTALGRAAAGAGEAYGFCLKKTAPGEPLTAALIIKDGTVRVGTLAVDGAAPRFTAQWEHKIPTQSEGCVFDGDTLYVGEEDAGIWRLTANGAGVDAKMVAPVDNQRLVADVEGLATIDHKGQRYLLASSQGDNAYAVFKLPGMDYVGRFAVTAGKYGATSDTDGIEAVAGHFGPAYPDGLFLAQDGDNAPRAQNFKLLRWDHIAAALGI from the coding sequence ATGACCAAGATAGTGAAACTCACCGTCGCCCTTTCGCTCGCGTCGGCGCTCGCCGGTTGCGCGGCGAAGGAGCCCGTCTTCTTCGGCCTGCCGCCCGTCCCGGTCGCCGCGACCGGCGAGACCGATCCGGTCGGCACCGGCAAGGCCGACGCCGCCGACGATCCGGCGATCTGGGTCGATCCCGCCAACCCGAACCGCGCGCTGATCATCGCCACCGACAAGAAGGCCGGCATCCACGTCTATGACCTGACCGGCAAGGATATCGCCTTCATCGAGGGCGGGCTGGTCAACAATGTCGACGTCGTCGGCAATATCGTCGCCGCGAGCGACCGCAACGACGGCGTCAACGCGCATATAGCGCTGTTCCGGATCGATCCCGCCACCGCGGGTCTGACCGCGCTCGGCCGCGCCGCCGCGGGCGCCGGTGAGGCCTATGGTTTCTGCCTGAAAAAGACCGCGCCGGGCGAACCGCTGACCGCCGCGCTGATCATCAAGGACGGCACGGTGCGCGTCGGGACGCTGGCCGTCGACGGCGCCGCGCCGCGCTTTACCGCGCAATGGGAGCACAAGATCCCGACCCAGTCCGAAGGCTGCGTCTTCGACGGCGATACCCTTTATGTCGGCGAAGAGGACGCCGGCATCTGGCGGCTCACCGCCAATGGCGCGGGCGTCGACGCCAAGATGGTCGCGCCGGTCGACAACCAGCGCCTTGTCGCCGACGTCGAGGGCCTTGCGACGATCGACCACAAGGGCCAGCGCTACCTGCTCGCATCGAGCCAGGGCGACAATGCCTATGCGGTCTTCAAGCTGCCGGGCATGGACTATGTCGGCCGCTTCGCGGTGACCGCCGGCAAATATGGCGCGACCAGCGACACCGACGGCATCGAGGCGGTCGCGGGCCATTTCGGCCCCGCCTATCCCGACGGCCTCTTCCTCGCGCAGGACGGCGACAACGCCCCCAGGGCGCAGAATTTCAAGCTGCTGCGCTGGGACCATATCGCGGCGGCGCTGGGAATCTGA
- the purH gene encoding bifunctional phosphoribosylaminoimidazolecarboxamide formyltransferase/IMP cyclohydrolase — protein MTDLIPVRRALLSVSDKAGLAELAAALVRHGVELVSTGGTAKALREAGHEVLDVSDLTGFPEMMDGRVKTLHPTVHGGILAVRDDAAHVASMEKHGIGAIDLVVVNLYPFLQTVMSGADRDTIIENIDIGGPAMVRSSAKNHAFVGIVTEPEDYAALIAEMDANNGATTLGLRKRLAATAFAHTATYDGMIAQWFAFADQGKFFPDTLPLTAKLSTELRYGENPHQKAALYLPAGPAGRGIAQAQQVQGKELSYNNINDADAALELVAEFREAGPTCVIVKHANPCGVATAATIAEAYDAALKCDDVSAFGGIIAVNRPLDGATAEAISGIFTEVVCAPDADADARAVFAKKKNLRLLLTGELPDPARGGIMMKTIAGGWLAQSRDNGHITRADLKIVTDRAPTEEELTDALFAWTIAKHVKSNAIVYAKGGSTAGIGAGQMNRRDSARIAAVKAREAAESHGWAEARTVGSAVASDAFFPFADGLLAAVEAGATCVIQPGGSIRDDEVIAAANAAGLAMVFTGMRHFRH, from the coding sequence ATGACCGACCTGATTCCCGTCCGCCGCGCCCTGCTGTCCGTCAGCGACAAGGCGGGGCTCGCCGAGCTTGCCGCCGCGCTCGTCCGCCACGGGGTCGAGCTGGTGTCGACCGGCGGCACCGCCAAGGCGCTGCGCGAGGCCGGGCACGAGGTGCTCGACGTCTCCGACCTCACCGGTTTTCCCGAGATGATGGACGGCCGCGTCAAGACGCTGCACCCGACCGTCCACGGCGGCATCCTCGCGGTGCGCGACGATGCCGCGCATGTCGCGTCGATGGAGAAGCACGGCATCGGCGCGATCGACTTGGTCGTCGTCAACCTCTACCCCTTCCTCCAGACCGTGATGAGCGGCGCCGACCGCGACACGATCATCGAGAATATCGACATCGGCGGCCCCGCGATGGTGCGCTCGTCGGCGAAGAACCATGCCTTCGTCGGCATCGTCACCGAGCCCGAGGATTATGCCGCGCTGATCGCCGAAATGGACGCCAACAATGGCGCGACGACGCTGGGCCTGCGCAAGCGCCTCGCCGCCACCGCCTTTGCGCACACCGCGACTTATGACGGCATGATCGCGCAATGGTTCGCTTTCGCCGACCAGGGCAAATTCTTCCCCGACACGCTGCCGCTGACCGCGAAGCTGTCGACCGAACTGCGTTACGGCGAAAATCCGCACCAGAAGGCGGCGCTCTATCTGCCCGCCGGCCCCGCCGGGCGCGGCATCGCGCAGGCGCAACAGGTTCAGGGCAAGGAACTCAGCTACAACAATATCAACGACGCCGACGCCGCGCTCGAACTCGTCGCCGAATTCCGCGAGGCCGGTCCGACCTGCGTCATCGTCAAGCACGCCAACCCCTGCGGCGTCGCGACGGCAGCCACGATCGCCGAGGCCTATGACGCGGCGCTGAAATGCGACGATGTGTCGGCGTTCGGCGGCATCATCGCGGTCAACCGCCCGCTCGACGGCGCGACGGCCGAGGCGATCAGCGGCATTTTCACCGAGGTGGTCTGCGCCCCCGACGCCGACGCGGACGCGCGCGCGGTGTTCGCGAAGAAAAAGAACCTGCGCCTGCTGCTCACCGGCGAACTGCCCGACCCGGCGCGCGGCGGCATCATGATGAAGACGATCGCCGGCGGCTGGCTGGCGCAGAGCCGCGACAATGGCCACATCACCCGCGCCGACCTGAAAATCGTCACCGACCGCGCCCCGACCGAGGAAGAGCTGACCGACGCGCTGTTCGCCTGGACGATCGCCAAGCATGTGAAGTCGAACGCGATCGTTTACGCCAAGGGCGGCTCGACCGCGGGCATCGGCGCAGGGCAGATGAACCGCCGCGACAGCGCGCGCATCGCTGCGGTGAAGGCGCGCGAGGCGGCCGAGAGCCATGGCTGGGCCGAAGCCCGCACGGTCGGCAGCGCGGTGGCGAGCGACGCCTTTTTCCCCTTCGCCGACGGCCTGCTGGCGGCGGTCGAGGCGGGCGCGACCTGCGTCATCCAGCCGGGTGGCTCGATCCGCGACGACGAGGTCATCGCGGCGGCGAACGCGGCGGGGCTCGCGATGGTGTTCACCGGGATGCGGCATTTCAGGCATTGA